CCAGTTAGCAGGAACTGAACCAGGATCCTTTAGGAGAACCATAAAATAGCTCCACGACAATAATACAAGCTGCAAAAGTGATCAGCACTTAGAAGAGATTATACAGGTAATCCATCTAAGTAACAATGGGATAAAATTTAATCTTTTTCAATATAGAAGAAGTATAAACATCTTTTTCAAATTATTCCAGTGCTTGCAAAGTCTACTGGCTTTGATAAATTATGATCATGTTTCCACTAAATAAATTTGCAACTTAACATGTTTTGATATCTTTAGAAAAATTTCAAAAGAATTTGCAACAGATGTATGAACACCTGCAAACATTCCATTAAATCACTATGGAACTCGGCGGTCACCGCAAAATCCCACGCGGCCATCCCTGCGACATATAACCACTACAACAACAAATTTTAACCTAAAGAAGGGCTCAACGATTAAGATAAGCACGACAAAGAACATAACCTAAATTTAAAACAAACTGTTGACAAATCTATGGCAACAAACAATTCGCAAATAAAGGGGTAATGAAGTTAAAGTACAATTACCAGAACATGAAATAGAGCGAGCAGCACAACAGATAACAAGGTCATAGCTCCGCCATCGAGGAGGTGCGGGCCAAGGGTAAGCACAACTACGGCGTCGTATGAGACTCCGATTATGCCAAATACTACAATAATCATACAGTATCCCAGAGACTTCAACGGGGAGCACATTCTGAAGAGGTTCAGATCCATTCTGATACCGAATATCCTCGACCCGATCGACGGAAGTACTAAACGGTGTGATCTCCGGATTGTAACCAGGCGTCGCAAGATTTGTGGAGCCAGATTTTGCACCTTTCCTCACTTCGCCGGAGCAAATGATGGGTCTCTGGGAATATATTTCCCGACAAGTTCAGCTTGTATATGATCCAAAAGTGAATGAGCTGATTTTTTCTGGGCTTTAAAGTTAACTAAGATGCTATTTCATGGGCCTAAAAGAAGACCatacaaattttttatattagaatattttctaaaaaaatttacGTCTTTTCCTCTCAACGTTCCGTTAGTATGAATTCATTTTGCATCACTGGAACCTTCAAAGAATGCTTTGAAGACTGCAAAAGACGTTTTCTGGTTTACATGTTAGATATTGTTGTTGTGGAAAATACTTAAACATCAGAATCCATCACGAtaaatcattaagaatttgattgGAAAACTTAAACGGAAGCGTACATGAAGACATATTTTTGAATTCTTTTGAACGTACCTTGATCTTCCAGATTTACGAGCATTGCTTGATAGAAACATTTAGTTTCGTCTTCtaaattattttcttaatgGAAGAGAATATGAAACGTGATAGAACGTGATCAGAAAACCATGacccatatatatagataatatttatcattatttttttatatttccgTTTTAACAcatcataaaaacagaaattacaTTTATGTCTCCACATATTAAAGACCCACAACATACCCAAAATCTTACTTGATTACTTTATTTTGAACTTAACTTAATTGACAACCCACGACgcataattatataaataaaatttcacattttaaaaaaaaatctccaaaaatatttatgaaaattgaggttgtgtttggattgttacatttcaaatatatttaaatttatttttgtagTTTTAGAAAAGTAATATTATAGACCTCATATTCACACCTATCATGTTTATATAttgttttatattaattatgatGTATTTCAATTTCATCAAATAATAGAGatatttaaaactcattttatttCGTGTAATTAACGTACAAATAAGTAAGATgttgatttaaaatttattcatctattattttattgttaataataaaaatataatagaaatttatgaatttaaaaTCCATTTCTCAAAATGTAATATGAGAGTAATtgtgaaaatataaattttttaagatttcaaatgtttaaaacattattaaaaATCTCAATTTTGCTTCAAGTTTTTATTAAAAGTTGACGTAAAAAAgcggaaatatatatatatatatatatatatatatatatatatatatatatatatatatatatatatatatatatatatatatatatatatatatcaatgttgCATGTTGAGGAAGAAGCCAGTCTTCGAAGCACTTCCACCAAACACTTAGAAGCCCAATTGATAATCGGAGGGGAAGGAATTGGAGTTTGGAGGATTGATTCAATTCAATTGATCGAAACAAATATTTGATCGAGCATGAAGAAAAGTGGAAGCGGGAGCAATATGGTGGATAAGGGTCGGATCTTACCGGCGGACCCGAATCTACCACGGTTCCTCTGCCAGAACTGCCACCAAAACTTATGCTTCGTCGGAGTCGATGCTTACGCCGATAAATTCCTCGCCTCCGGTTTGGTTTCCCCCAAAACTACTCATTTCTTAATTTATTAGAATTTTAGGCACAGAATTCTGTTTACGTATCGGTGGTGTCAAATTATCTATAATAAAATATTGGAACCTATTTCTTTtgtaggaaaaaaaaattaaaactttgCTGATATAGTTCTCACCGCTAAATTTTGTGAGTTTGATTGAGAATGTGCTACTCTAAGTTATCGGGCATGTTTGCCTATGATACATGTGAAACAGTTTAGAGCATGCTATTGAGGTGATGCTAGCTTTCCCAATTCTTTATTTTTGCTCGAGGACCTCTTGTGGCTGCTTTGCCGTGTCCGCGATATTGGTTAGTTGTTGATTTGGTTGGGTCTGACTTCATAATTTCAACATGGGATTGATATAGTTTTACTGCCACTCAATATGGTTTGTGAACTGTTGAGCCTACAAACTTGTTTTCAGTGATTTAGTGAGGACcatggttcgccggaacggTTGCGGTGCTTGGAACGGCAACGATCGTTCCAGTTCCAATGTTATATTGCGGAACGGTtggataaaaaaattaataaattcaaaaaattggtaaaaaaatgtaaatataaattacatcatactaaaaaataaaatatataaagttattacaaattaatagatcaatacaaaactattttacaataatagcacaataagaaaatacacactaaaaattataacatacCAAAGCTAATACCATGAAGAGTGACGCGGAGGAGCGAGATCATTGTTATATTCTTCATCACTATCTCgtaaattaaattgatttcgaACATTTGGATATTGATGTGATTGTCCATAGGGATATTGATTAGATTGAGATGACGAAATATCATTAGAATGGGatgattgattttgtaatagTGTTTCGTCACGACGATTATAGTATCCGAATCCACGATACGCAGTAGAACTATCAGCTGTACTTGAAGATCTATACTCGGGACCATGACGTCCAACACCACGCCATATAGATGATGAAGATTCATTGTATCTATCACCAATATACTGAGACGACCCATAATCAAATCCACGATGTCTAATTCCATGTGTACCAGATGTTGAAAAATCAAATGATTTATCAAAAGAATCGTGTGTGGAATTATAATTACCCTGATATCCATATCCACCTGATTGATATCCAGTCGGATCATACCCAACATGCTGAGAGTCCCAATTGTAACTCATCGATCCATAATTATCTGTCATTTGAATTTGTCGGTGTCCCCCCAATCCAAGACATCTTATATGTTCTTCGACACCCATGTATGGTTGAGTAGAATCAACTGAATGTTCTTTATCACTAGCACTAGAGAATTCTGATAAACTTTCCAAGAACGACGTTGTTCCTCAATTCCAGGACGGTAACCATGATCAGTATCTTGTGTTGCATAATAATTTTCATCTCCTTTTGCCCATGTCATACCTGCGATATGTTGGTCATCTTGATGACTTTGATCATTTGTTGTATCTTGTGATTTGTGATATTTTCCACGTCCTTATTGATTATTTCCGTCATCTGTATCATCACTATCACCACTCTTATCATTATCTTCACTATCATATCTCGATATAACTTCTTTTACTTTCAACTTTGATGATGCACTAGTATAATGTAACGGATGGAGAATATGGAGATAAAGACATCGGATGGCTAAAGTAACAATGTGTGCATGTGTGCGAACTTCCCAcggattttagcgacggttttaccaaaaccgtcgctagtagcgacggttCAAAACAAATCCGTCGCAACTTGCGTTCCGTTCCACCCGTTCCGTTCCGCTTTCCCGTTATGCGGCCGATAAAACGCCAcataacgccgctacaatacaATAAACGATTTGGCCTGGAACTTTGGAACGGTGACCACCGTTCCCGTTCCGTTCCGCCCGTTATGCGGccgttccggcgaaccatgGTGAGGACTacaagtataattttttaatgttctagtttgatttatgaaaatataaatGTTCTGTAATCTGTATTAGAAAAGTGTCTCTCTTTGTTCGTTTCATGCAACACCTTCAATTTGTAGGCCGACACATTGTTAAGCTCCGTAGCTTACCTAAAGAGATGGCATGAAAATATTGATAGTTGGTATCGAATCACCATGACTTAATTTTTAGAACAAAATAAGTGCTCAATTTAGTGTTGTCTCGATTAGCTCTGTGATTCTTTTGCATGTGTAATGTTTAGATTCATGTGCAGGGCAAGGTTCTTCAATTCATGGCACTGGTAGTATTATAGGTTCAACTAGGATGGATAATTCTTACATTGTGTTGCCAAAGCATAGGAATCAAACTCCTGGCGTCCCTCCTCGTCCTCGAGGTGGACCTGTGCTTCCTGATGCTAGCCAGTCTGGGAAAGCAATAGATGAGTCATTTGTTCTATTACCTCCACCAGCTGCTTCCCTGTATAAATGTGAACCTGGAACTGGTGGGAGTGGGACCAATTTTACATTACCACAGGGTGATCCCACTAACACTCCAATGCAACAAAATAATTCAGGTTTCCACTCCACTATAACAATCCTAAATCGTGCATTTGATATTGCCACGACACAAATACAGGTACGGAATATACTTATATGAATCATAACAATTTATCCCGCATTTTTCTCATCATGCGCATATTTTCTGCAGGTTGAGCAACCTTTATGTCTTGAATGCATGAGAATATTGTCTGATAAACTTGATAAGGAAGTTAAAGATGTGAATAGGGACATACTAGCATATGAAGCATGTCTTCAACGATTGGAAGGGGAAGGAAAAACCGTTCTTAGTGACGCTGAGTTTCTTAAGAAGAAAGTGAAGGTCTGTTTTCATGTTTGAATAACTTTTTGGTAACAAAAATAAATACCATATAATGCATCATTATGTTTGCTTTTTATTCTGGACGTAAATTTTAAAACGGTGTTCCCTATTTGTTTTAAGTTATGGGTAAAGTAGATTTGTAATTTATTATCATTTCTCTTTCACTATTTTATGTTTCCTTTACATTTTTCTATCGAGTTTTGGGTGGAGGGATGCAAATGTCGATTTGAACTCCACTCTTAATTCTGAGAAGATGTCCGGATGATTGGTTTGGTTGAGCAGAACTAATGCCAAATTCCTTTAACGATGACTTGAATTTTCTGATATAATGCACGTGtcttattttaaaacattatttatTAGTTGATTAGCACCCTGAACGTTATAAGGAATTCAATGAGTGATTTTATCATGTCTGGATCTTATATAAGatagaagaagaagaaagaaaacttgaagcagcaattgcagaaACGGAAAAACAATGCAGGGAAGTGACCAGCGAACTAAAAGAACTGGAGTTGAAGTCTGGCCGTTTTAAGGAGCTGGAAGAGCGGTAATGCCGGAATGAACTTCAAATCATATTGGTTTTTGAATTATCCAGATTAAGTATTTTGAGCGCAAATGATGTTTTGGATTGAATCTTCTGGTTTTTGGATCCATTTCGTCACATCTGAATGAGTATAAAATATCCTGttggaatttgttttttttttttacagataCTGGCAAGAGTTCAATAACTTTCAGATTCAGTTGATCACACATCAGGTTTTGTTCGGTTCTCCTTCTTTTTATGAAATTTGTgcaaatatatacatacatatatcatCTATAAAAGCAATTCTCTGTGAACATTAAAATTAGTTgtaattttcttatttttcagTTGACTAGTTGACAATGAGGTGATGCCTTCCTCTTATTCCATTCTCTTGGATTCTTTTTCATATCTCTAAATTACCATCAAGAGGGCAACGAAAAAATATGGGTTGAGGTTTTGAATAGTTTTGGACTTCAAACAACACGACACATGTACGTCCTGGAGGACATTGGtgactaattttaaataattattatgataatgCAGAAGAATAACTAGTGGTCTTGCTTCTATTTTATGGTATTTACTTATCTTGGAATATTTTAACACAAACCGGAATATTAACATAAAATTTATGGTCAACAGGAAGAGCGGGATGCTATTCTGGCGAAAATAGAAGTTTCTCAAGCTCATTTAGAGTTGTTAAATCGTAGCAACGTGCTAAATGATGCCTTTCCTATTTGGTATGATGGAGAGTTTCGAACCATCAATACCTTCAGGCTGGGAAGACTTCCCAAAGTTCAGGTCTGTAGGCTAGAATTAGATGGTGAAGAACTTATAGCAGTTACATTGTCACCAATCTCTAATAACCTGTCTCTGATTGCATTTTTTACTTCCTATGTAATGCTTAGGTTGAGTGGGATGAGATAAATGCTGCATGGGGACAAGCTTGCCTTCTTCTTCATACAATGGCTCAGTACTGGCCAGAGTTTCAGTATCCTTTACAAAAGAAAATGTATTTATAATGTTGCTGAACTTCCTGTTGGTGGTAATTTTTGCTTTTCATTTTGGAAAGTAACTTTCCAATATAGTTCCATCAACAGTTCATCAAATCCAGATTTAAAGCAAAATTGATTCTAAATGGAATAGAATCTACAAAATCAATGTTAGTTCCAAGTCGAAGGCCTTCAGTAGCAAGAATATGCATGACTTGGTTTGCCTGTTGGTGGTGGTTCTAGTTTATACTGACATGAACCTGGTAACTCCATGATGATCCTTTTGAATTGTTCTTAATTTCTTCATTCAGATACCGAATTAAGATTCTTCCTATGGGGAGTTATCCTCGCATAATGGATAGCAGTAACAATACTTATGAACTGTAAGTCTAAAATATGTTCTGAATTGTGATTGCCCTTTTTATGTTTACTATATTCATTCTactgtttgaattttttttgccGTTGCATGGCCATCTATAACCATGCCAATCATCTTCTTTGGGATCACCTGCTTTGATGTTATCATATGTATTGAGAAACGCCACATGTTCTTTGCTCATATTTATCTTTACCTGTGCAGCCATCACCATGGTATCCTTCAATTATTCTTATAGTCTCTTCCATTAATATATTCTATTTTGCATATTAACTCATATCTAATGTCTGTGTGTCTCAGCTTTGGTCCTGTGAATGTATTCTGGAGCACTCGTTATGACAAAGCCATGACATTGTTCTTAGCCTGCCTAAAGGAGTTTGCAGAGTTTGCAAATTCAAAGGATAAAGAAAATAATATTCCTTCCGAGAAATGTTTTAAGCTTCCATATAAGTAAGTTGTTTAGATTTCTCCTGCAGTTGACCGACatcatttttctttatttcttttggTAGAGATAATATTCATTATTTGTTATTTAACTCATTTAATCATATATGCAATCTACCATTGAAATAATATTCACAAAACACGGAAAATGAGGAGcaataaatttcaattttggAATATGGGCGCTATCATCTTAATTTATCATCTGTCCCTGTCAATCCACAAGCATCGAACTTGAAGTGACCAAATAccagttgttttttttttgttttgatatATGCTGAAATGAATAGACAAATCACCACCCAAAATTTTGGCTGAGGAGTCTTAATGATCTTAAGCATTCAACATGTTTTTGCAGGATTGAAAATGATAAAGTGGAAAACTACTCCATTACGCAGAGCTTCAACAAACCAGAGAATTGGACCAAAGCTTTGAAATACACCCTTACCAATCTGGAATGGGCTCTCTACTGGTTTGTTGCCAAGACAGATTTCCAGCCTCTGACTGCTTCTACTTCTTCTCATTCTGAAGTATCAGGCGCTGGTTCGCTGTAAGGGTAAACTTCCTTCTGATTCTAAGGTACAATCTTGAAACTCTTCACGTCCATGATGCACGCTATTTGTAAATACTGGTAACACAACAAAAAGTAAAGAAAAAATCGGGAGTTTGGTTCTGGTTAAGTGAAATCAGTTTGTAATTTTGTTACAAACTTCTGGCAATCAATTAAATGCAAAGGGTAATACCCAGTGAAAAATACAATGAAGTAATGTTTAAATTTGGGTAAATCGTTTCGATAGAAAAAGATAAATAGGAATAGGCGCTAACAAATTCGTTGTGCTCGCTTGGCGCAGATTCATACACAAAGGGATGAATGTTTCTTGCCGCACCTGTGTGCTGCATTGCATTTTCCATGATGTGAAAAATTAACATGCATTTGAATTGGACGGGCATTCACGGATAATAAATACTCTGTcaaccgtataaaataatatgaATTAAATGGGATATTTTATACATCTTTTCAAGTGTTCTTCTATATCGACAAATATCATTCCATGTTATACATGAAACgtagaaaataaaatatgtgaatATTTTAATATGGGGTCGACACTTTTTATATCAGGCCAAATTGAAATTACTGCTACTGGCGTCATTCCCACAATCTTCTCCTTTGTCTTGGTGTagtgaatttgaaatcaaaatCATTAATCACAAACGACGAAGATTTAATCTTGTTTGCTGCACCTCAAAAAAACATTACTCTTTGTTTGAACTTATTATATTtacactaaaatatttaatcaagTTTGTAATTGATGGATGATCATTCGAAGCTTAACACTCAAAGTCTCCATGAGCATTGGTCTCTTTTTTGAAATCAAACCAATCTATTAAGGCTTGAACTGATCTCTTTTTCGTTTAAGGCTAGTAGTAAAAGAATTAGCGGAATCGTAAAAATAGAAAAATCACCAAGGAGAGAAAATGTCATTTCCTCCCTCGATCTTCTGACTTAACTTACATGTGATTACGATACCACAATCGGGATGCCATGGAGGAAGAGAGGGAACGAGGGTTTTTTTCGTTTTTGTTGTTTCTAGACATGATCACGCTCTTTAGAATGTTCCATTTTCATTATCATTATGGCATATGTGATGGACGGCAGGCGAGCTTCCAGTTAGCTTTCCAAGATCGACGAGGTGCGACATCGAATCTTGTTACTTCGAAAGGAATCTTTGCCATGGAGGAAGAGAAGGGAATGGGGGCTTCTTTCGCTTTTGTTGTCTCTAGACATGATCAAACTCTTTATGATGTTCTATTTCCATTATCATTATCACATATGTGACAGGGGGTAGGCGAGCCTCCATTTGGCTTTCCAAGATCGATGGGGTGCAACATCGAACCCTATTACTTCGAATGGAATCTTAGCCCGCCTCAGCTTTCAACCAAGCAAGGACCACTACAGGAGGTCAAACCAAAGACCTATCGAAGTTGGGGCTAAGCCCCAGAATTCAATCCGAATCTTACTCAAATAGGGAAAGTGAAGGAAAAAAGATTCTTATACGGCCACGCTCTAAGTTAAGTTtcacatttaaaataaaaaagagaaATTGCTCTTGTGATTTGGAATGAACCCTTCCCGGTCGAGGAAAGGAATAGCGAAGTGAGGCGGATTATCACCAGACAGATCGAAGAGCTTTTCCTGAGATACCAAGTGCCAAAACCTGTCCTCGTACTAGAAGATTTCAAAAAGAACTAATATTGAAGTTTTATATTATACTTCTGAAGTTCCTTGTGTATTTCTTACAATACTTCTCATAAGATGTACCAAGTGTTTTATAAAATCATTCAACCAGATTATTCCGAATTGGGTAAAATGTCATT
This region of Primulina eburnea isolate SZY01 chromosome 14, ASM2296580v1, whole genome shotgun sequence genomic DNA includes:
- the LOC140813357 gene encoding beclin-1-like protein; its protein translation is MKKSGSGSNMVDKGRILPADPNLPRFLCQNCHQNLCFVGVDAYADKFLASGQGSSIHGTGSIIGSTRMDNSYIVLPKHRNQTPGVPPRPRGGPVLPDASQSGKAIDESFVLLPPPAASLYKCEPGTGGSGTNFTLPQGDPTNTPMQQNNSGFHSTITILNRAFDIATTQIQVEQPLCLECMRILSDKLDKEVKDVNRDILAYEACLQRLEGEGKTVLSDAEFLKKKVKIEEEERKLEAAIAETEKQCREVTSELKELELKSGRFKELEERYWQEFNNFQIQLITHQEERDAILAKIEVSQAHLELLNRSNVLNDAFPIWYDGEFRTINTFRLGRLPKVQVEWDEINAAWGQACLLLHTMAQYWPEFQYRIKILPMGSYPRIMDSSNNTYELFGPVNVFWSTRYDKAMTLFLACLKEFAEFANSKDKENNIPSEKCFKLPYKIENDKVENYSITQSFNKPENWTKALKYTLTNLEWALYWFVAKTDFQPLTASTSSHSEVSGAGSL